GGTCACGATGACGATCGTGTACTCCTTCTTCAGCTCCTCGATGAGGTCCTCGATGGCGAGGGTCGAGATCGGGTCGAGCGCCGAGCAGGGCTCGTCCATGAGGAGCACGTCGGGCTGCACGGCGATCGCCCGGGCGATGCAGAGTCGCTGCTGCTGCCCGCCCGACAGGCCCATGCCGGGCTTCTCGAGGCGGTCCTTGACCTCGTTCCAGAGGTTCGCGCCCTGCAGGGAGCGCTCGACGATGTCGTCGGCCTCGGACTTCGAGATGCGCTTGTTGTTGAGCTTCACCCCGGCGAGCACGTTGTCCTTGATCGACATCGTGGGGAACGGGTTCGGGCGCTGGAACACCATGCCGACCTGGCGACGGACGAGCACCGGGTCGACGCCCGCGCCGTAGAGGTCGTCGCCGTCGACCTTGACCGAGCCCTCGACCCAGGCGCCGGGGATGACCTCGTGCATGCGGTTCAGGGTGCGGAGGAACGTGGACTTGCCGCAGCCGGACGGGCCGATGAACGCGGTCACGGTGCGGGGTTCGATCGTGATGTCGACACCCTCGACCGCCTTGAACTTCGAGTAGTAGACGTTGAGGCCGTCGACCTCGATGCGCTTGGACACTGTGGACCTTCCGGGGGCTAGCGGGGGAGCTTGGGGGCGAAGAGGCGGGTGATGAAGCGCGCGAGGAGGTTGAGCGCCATCACGATGAGGATGAGGAGCAGCGCGGCCGTCCACGCCCGGTCGACGAACGGCACCGGGTTGGCGCCCTGCTGCGAGTACTGCGTGTACGCGAACACCGGCAGGGTCATCATCGGGTCCTTGAACAGGTCGTAGTTCATCGACGCGGTGAACCCGGCGGTGACGAGCAGCGGTGCGGTCTCGCCGATGACGCGGGCGATCGAGAGCATGACACCGGTCGTGATGCCGGCGAGCGACGTGGGGAGCACGACCTTCACGATCGTCAGCCACTTCGGCACGCCGAGCGCGTACGAGGCCTCGCGGAGCTCCATCGGGACGATCTTCAGGACCTCCTCGGTGGAGCGCACGACGATCGGGATCATCAGCACGCTCAGGGCGATCGAGCCGACCAGGCCGAAGCGGGCACCCGGGCCGAGGAAGAGCGCGAAGAGCGAGTAGGCGAAGAGGCCGGCGACGATCGAGGGGATGCCCGTCATGACGTCCACGAAGAACGTGATGCCCTTCGCGAGCGCGCCCTTGCCGTACTCGACGAGGTAGATCGAGGTGAGCAGGCCGATCGGCACCGAGATGAGCGCCGCGAACAGCGTGATCTCGAGCGTGCCGACGAGGGCGTGGACCGCGCCGCCGCCCTCGGAGATGACGCCGCGCATCGAGTACGAGAAGAACTGCGCGTCGAACCGGGCGAGCCCGTCGGCGAGGACGGTCCAGAGGAGCGACACGAGCGGCAGGACGGCGATCACGAACGCGGTGACGACCAGGGAGGTCACCAGACGGTCGACGGCCTTGCGCCCGCCCTCGACGATGCGGGACACGACGACGATGAGGACGTCGAACAGGACCGTGCCGAGGAACAGCGCCGCGACGACGTTGAAGTCCTTGACCGCGCCGCCGGCGTTGAGCAGGGCGAACACGGCGATCAGGGCGACCCACGAGCCGATGAGGAGCAGCCACGGCACCGACTTGTGCAGCTTGCCGTTGGCGTAGACGTTGCCGGCCATGCCGGACTGACGGAGGGCGAGGGACATCGGGTCGTACCTCTCAGCTCACTCGCTTGCGGACGATGTACCGCGCGAGCATGTTGATGACCAGGGTGATGACGAAGAGGACCAGACCGGACGCGACGAGGGCGTTCAGGGCGGTGCCGGAGGCCTCGGCGAACTGCAGTGCGATGTTCGCGGCGATCGTCGACGGGTTCAGCGACGTGAGCACCTGGAACGTGA
This is a stretch of genomic DNA from Curtobacterium sp. 458. It encodes these proteins:
- the pstA gene encoding phosphate ABC transporter permease PstA, whose translation is MSLALRQSGMAGNVYANGKLHKSVPWLLLIGSWVALIAVFALLNAGGAVKDFNVVAALFLGTVLFDVLIVVVSRIVEGGRKAVDRLVTSLVVTAFVIAVLPLVSLLWTVLADGLARFDAQFFSYSMRGVISEGGGAVHALVGTLEITLFAALISVPIGLLTSIYLVEYGKGALAKGITFFVDVMTGIPSIVAGLFAYSLFALFLGPGARFGLVGSIALSVLMIPIVVRSTEEVLKIVPMELREASYALGVPKWLTIVKVVLPTSLAGITTGVMLSIARVIGETAPLLVTAGFTASMNYDLFKDPMMTLPVFAYTQYSQQGANPVPFVDRAWTAALLLILIVMALNLLARFITRLFAPKLPR
- the pstB gene encoding phosphate ABC transporter ATP-binding protein PstB; its protein translation is MSKRIEVDGLNVYYSKFKAVEGVDITIEPRTVTAFIGPSGCGKSTFLRTLNRMHEVIPGAWVEGSVKVDGDDLYGAGVDPVLVRRQVGMVFQRPNPFPTMSIKDNVLAGVKLNNKRISKSEADDIVERSLQGANLWNEVKDRLEKPGMGLSGGQQQRLCIARAIAVQPDVLLMDEPCSALDPISTLAIEDLIEELKKEYTIVIVTHNMQQASRVSDKTAFFNIAGTGHPGKLIEYDDTATIFSNPSVQATEDYVSGRFG